In Methanomassiliicoccales archaeon, the DNA window GGAATGCTTACATCAAGGTAATATGGTTCACTTACTATCACGCCATTTTGATAAACAGTAGCTTTTCCCTCAAATTTTTGATCACCCTCGTTTCTCAGCCATATTTGAAGTTTTTCTCCTTCCTTTATTGTTTTTACAATGGAAATCACTGGTGCTTCAAAATAAAAGCTTTCCTGAGTTATAATCCCATAATCCACAACTATCGTACCTTGAGTAACACCCTTTTCAAAAATAATCTCTTTTTGTTCTTTAGTACCAATTATAACTTCTTTCTTATCAATGGTCATCCCGCTAAAGAGTAGTTTAACTGTAGCATTAACAGCATCTCCATGGTTTTTAAGAACCACGTGAAGCTTATCATCTCTCCATATTCTATCAATTGTCACAAGACCCTCTAAAGAAGAGATTACAATACTCTTCGAGATTTTTGCTTCCTCCAATGTAAAGGTCAGCTGGGTGTAAGGAGGCATTATTTTTATAATCACCTCTTCGCCAGGCCTCAAATGCAATTCCTCTTCTCTTATGACAATGCCCTGGGAAGAAATCAATAAAGTATCATTAATCTCATAATATCCAGTGTTCCTAATCTTCACTTTTAAGTACTTATCAAAGGCCTCTAACAATGCAATCTCTATATCTTTTCTTTTCAAAACTTCAATTCTGGAGTAATTTCCAAGGATATGGAGCTTAAGGGTGAGGCTCTCAACATCAAGACTCCCCACCGTATAATTCACCAATCCCAAAGAAACGCTTTCTCCAAAATGAAGAGCTTTAAGAACACTTTCATTTTCACTCTCCAAGATAAGGAAAATCAATCCTGGGTTATTTTTGGCAACATCAAATGTTACGGTAGTGTTGTCAATTACCAATACTTCGTCTATTCCAAGCTCAACTGAGAGAGCGAGAGCATTTTGAACAAAGAGAAGCAGGATGAAGATTGTTAAGAATCTTCTCATGGCTCATCCCTCATACTCCTTTCTGTAAAGACCTAACAGAGTAAAAGTTAAGGAAAGTAAAATAACACTAAGGAAAAACAAAGCACTCATAGTTGCATCTCCTTTATATGTGTCCAACCCGGTGTGAAGTGTAAACCCTCTCTTTAGGAGCACGCCTATCTGGTAGCTTAGATTAAAACGTTCAGGGTTGTCAAAAAATGGTAACTGAGGAAGTATGAACTGTGCTGTAAAGACTAAGCCAAAGCTAGCCAATGAAGCATAGAGTGGCCTCGAAAGAATCACAGAAAGTAACATCGAAACCGCACCTAGACTTCCCAGCACAAGAATAGTAACACCTAAAACATACAAAAAGTCATCAAATGTCGCTGTAAATCCCTCGAATCCTGATTTATAGAGAAGTACCATGTATATTTCCATCACAAAGTATGGAATTCCAAAGATCAGACTCACAGTGGTGATTCCCGAAAAGAATTTGCCAAAGACTATTTCACTTTTCTTTATTGGTTTCGCCAAAAGAAGTCTTATTGTTCCTCTGTCTATTTCACTTGCCAGCAAGTCACTCATGATAATTATGACAATGAGCTGGCCAATTACACTCGCCCAAAAATTTATCAAAAATTGAGAAATATTTATCTGGAATGATATCTTGAGAGCTTTTGCACTATACTCAGTAATTTCCTCATGAGTGAAAAAATATATTACAACAGGTAAAAGCATCAGAACAAGCATTACCTTGAATCTTCTAGATTTCAAAAGTCTATAAACCTCGTTTTGATACAAAACACTAATCACTTCCCTCACCTATACTGAACTTTTCCATGAGAATTCTTTCAAGTGGGCTTGTGTGAGGCCTGAATAATTTTAAACGAATACCTTGAGAGGTTAAATATTTTGGAAATTGAAGAAAGAATTCCTCTAAGAATCTAGGATCCACCTGAACCCTTATAGTCCCCTCTTCTTCCCAAATTTCTCTTACATACGGTTTTTCTCGTAAAAATTCACATGCTTTCTCATTGTCAGAAGTTATTATATCGTACTCGGTTTCCTCGATTTGTGTCAGTTCACTTACTCTTCCTTGGGCTATTAAACGGCCTTGATTTATAAGGCCCACATAATTGCACATTTTCTCTACTTCGCTAACTATATGAGAGCTTACAAAAATCGTTTTTCCTTCTTTTGCAAGAGAAATTATCTTCCCTATAAATTCAATTCTTCCTAATGGATCAAGATTAGCTGTGGGTTCATCGAGTATCAAAAGCTCAGGATCTGCGATCAACGCTGACGCAAATGCCACACGTTGTTTTTGGCCTGATGAAAGTTCCTTTATCTTGTTTAATGCCAGCCT includes these proteins:
- a CDS encoding ABC transporter ATP-binding protein, producing the protein MENVIETKDLTKFFGKRNIIYHLNLKVPKGVVYGFLGPNGAGKTTTIKMLTAALRPTYGEIKIFGLEIPQKRVEIMKNIGYMPEAPIAYEDMTILEFLTYMGRLSGLKKEKAIEKTKELMRYVGVGRLALNKIKELSSGQKQRVAFASALIADPELLILDEPTANLDPLGRIEFIGKIISLAKEGKTIFVSSHIVSEVEKMCNYVGLINQGRLIAQGRVSELTQIEETEYDIITSDNEKACEFLREKPYVREIWEEEGTIRVQVDPRFLEEFFLQFPKYLTSQGIRLKLFRPHTSPLERILMEKFSIGEGSD
- a CDS encoding ABC transporter permease, with translation MISVLYQNEVYRLLKSRRFKVMLVLMLLPVVIYFFTHEEITEYSAKALKISFQINISQFLINFWASVIGQLIVIIIMSDLLASEIDRGTIRLLLAKPIKKSEIVFGKFFSGITTVSLIFGIPYFVMEIYMVLLYKSGFEGFTATFDDFLYVLGVTILVLGSLGAVSMLLSVILSRPLYASLASFGLVFTAQFILPQLPFFDNPERFNLSYQIGVLLKRGFTLHTGLDTYKGDATMSALFFLSVILLSLTFTLLGLYRKEYEG